A stretch of Mucilaginibacter terrae DNA encodes these proteins:
- a CDS encoding Uma2 family endonuclease: protein MQFSDLDLSKSYTYADYLKWQFNERLELIKGKIFKMSPAPGTVHQRISGIVSSELYNYLKGKPCQVFAAPFDVRLSRTINDSQITTVLQPDVSIICDPSKIDARGAIGAPDIVVEILSPGNNKKELQNKYEVYEEAGVQEYWIIHPNERTFLKYMLVNGSYQASRLLTGGDMVTTDILPGFSLDLEELFKDIEV from the coding sequence ATGCAGTTTTCAGACCTTGATCTATCAAAAAGCTACACTTATGCCGATTATTTAAAGTGGCAATTTAACGAGCGTTTGGAGTTAATTAAGGGTAAGATATTTAAGATGAGCCCGGCACCGGGCACTGTACACCAGCGCATTTCAGGCATTGTAAGCAGCGAACTTTATAACTATTTAAAAGGCAAGCCATGCCAGGTATTTGCTGCCCCTTTTGATGTACGCCTATCAAGAACTATTAATGATTCTCAAATAACAACTGTCCTCCAGCCCGATGTAAGTATTATTTGCGATCCATCAAAAATAGATGCCCGTGGTGCAATAGGTGCTCCCGATATTGTGGTGGAAATATTATCTCCCGGCAACAACAAAAAAGAGCTTCAAAACAAATACGAAGTTTATGAAGAGGCTGGTGTGCAGGAGTACTGGATTATTCACCCTAATGAGCGAACTTTTTTAAAATACATGTTGGTGAATGGCAGCTACCAGGCATCAAGGCTACTTACCGGCGGCGATATGGTTACAACCGATATACTACCCGGTTTCAGTCTCGACCTTGAAGAGCTGTTTAAGGATATAGAGGTTTAA
- a CDS encoding ABC transporter ATP-binding protein, with protein sequence MAKQPIITVNDLVKQYADFTAVKGISFEVYEGEIFGLLGPNGAGKTTTLEIIETLRTKTSGEVTVDGFSIDTQANQIKQRIGVQLQAAGYYPGLNLIELLNLFSGLYGVRINPMDMLAKVALTDKAKAQYKTLSGGQKQRFSIATTLINNPRIVFLDEPTTGLDPQARRNLWELIREIRNAGSTVVITTHYMDEAEELCDRVAFVDGGRIVGINSPDSFIDELVSAGFERKKQVKQANLEDVFINLTGKEWRE encoded by the coding sequence ATGGCAAAACAACCTATTATCACTGTTAACGATCTGGTAAAACAGTATGCCGATTTTACCGCAGTAAAAGGTATTAGCTTTGAGGTATACGAGGGCGAAATTTTTGGCTTGCTTGGCCCTAACGGAGCAGGCAAAACCACTACCCTCGAAATTATCGAAACCCTCCGCACCAAAACCTCGGGCGAGGTTACGGTTGATGGTTTCTCGATAGATACACAGGCCAACCAGATTAAACAGCGTATAGGTGTACAGTTACAGGCTGCCGGTTATTACCCGGGCCTAAATCTTATCGAGCTGCTCAATTTGTTTTCGGGTCTGTACGGTGTACGTATTAACCCCATGGACATGCTCGCCAAGGTGGCGCTAACTGATAAAGCCAAAGCTCAATATAAAACCTTGTCGGGCGGACAAAAACAGCGTTTTTCGATCGCCACAACCTTAATCAACAATCCTCGCATCGTCTTTTTAGACGAGCCCACAACCGGACTGGACCCACAGGCACGCCGCAACCTTTGGGAACTGATACGCGAGATAAGAAATGCGGGAAGCACCGTGGTTATTACCACTCATTATATGGACGAAGCCGAAGAACTATGCGACCGCGTTGCCTTTGTAGATGGCGGTCGCATAGTGGGCATTAACAGTCCCGACAGTTTTATTGACGAACTGGTATCCGCCGGGTTTGAGCGCAAAAAACAGGTTAAGCAAGCCAACCTTGAGGATGTGTTTATTAACCTTACGGGGAAGGAATGGCGGGAATAG
- the eno gene encoding phosphopyruvate hydratase: MSLIIDVHARQILDSRGNPTVEVEVLTENGALGRAAVPSGASTGAHEAVELRDNDKSKYMGKGVLQAVANVNDIIAKELVGVDVFEQNTIDQLMIDLDGTHNKGKLGANAILGVSLAVAKAAAQESRQPLYRYIGGVNANTLPIPMMNIVNGGSHSDAPIAFQEFMIMPTGAPSFSEALRWGAEVFHTLKKILHDRGLSTAVGDEGGFAPTFGGTEDGVETILQAIEKAGYKPGIEISLAFDCAASEFYVNGKYDYTKFEGEKGAIRTSEEQAQYLADLAAKYPIISIEDGMAEDDWDGWKILTDKIGDKVQLVGDDLFVTNVTRLQQGIDQHIGNSILVKVNQIGSLTETINAVSLAQTSGYTSVMSHRSGETEDATIADLAVALNCGQIKTGSASRSDRIAKYNQLLRIEEELGANAKFIGKNFKYAKK, encoded by the coding sequence ATGAGCTTAATAATTGATGTACATGCCCGCCAGATTCTGGATTCGCGCGGTAACCCTACAGTTGAAGTAGAAGTATTAACCGAAAACGGTGCTTTAGGCCGTGCGGCTGTTCCGTCTGGAGCTTCAACAGGTGCCCACGAAGCCGTTGAACTACGCGATAACGATAAAAGCAAATACATGGGTAAAGGCGTTTTACAAGCCGTTGCCAACGTAAACGATATTATTGCCAAAGAATTAGTTGGTGTTGATGTTTTTGAGCAAAACACCATCGATCAGTTAATGATCGACCTTGATGGCACTCACAACAAAGGCAAATTAGGTGCTAACGCTATTTTAGGTGTATCATTAGCTGTGGCTAAAGCTGCTGCACAAGAGAGCCGTCAGCCCCTGTACCGTTACATTGGCGGTGTAAACGCTAACACCCTGCCAATCCCGATGATGAACATCGTTAACGGTGGTTCGCACTCTGATGCTCCTATTGCTTTCCAGGAATTTATGATCATGCCTACCGGCGCACCTTCATTCTCTGAAGCTTTGCGTTGGGGTGCTGAGGTATTTCATACCTTGAAAAAAATCCTTCATGACCGTGGCCTGTCAACTGCTGTGGGCGACGAAGGTGGTTTTGCACCAACCTTTGGCGGTACCGAAGATGGCGTTGAAACCATTTTACAAGCCATTGAAAAAGCAGGTTACAAACCAGGTATTGAAATTAGCTTAGCATTTGATTGTGCTGCATCTGAATTTTATGTAAACGGCAAATACGATTACACTAAGTTTGAAGGCGAAAAAGGCGCTATCCGCACCAGCGAAGAGCAAGCCCAATACTTAGCCGACTTAGCTGCCAAATACCCTATCATTTCAATTGAAGACGGCATGGCCGAAGACGATTGGGATGGCTGGAAAATTTTAACCGACAAAATTGGCGATAAAGTACAATTAGTAGGCGATGATTTATTTGTAACCAACGTAACCCGCTTACAACAAGGTATTGATCAGCATATTGGTAACTCTATCCTGGTTAAGGTAAACCAAATTGGTTCGTTAACCGAAACCATCAACGCGGTATCATTAGCACAAACCAGTGGTTACACATCGGTAATGAGCCACCGCTCGGGCGAAACTGAAGATGCTACCATTGCTGATTTAGCCGTTGCTTTAAACTGTGGTCAAATTAAAACCGGTTCAGCTTCACGTTCAGACCGGATAGCAAAATACAACCAACTCCTGCGTATTGAAGAAGAATTAGGCGCCAACGCTAAATTCATCGGTAAAAACTTTAAATACGCTAAGAAGTAG
- a CDS encoding putative quinol monooxygenase, with protein sequence MLSTTLKFIRVTPEHFNTPGGYTGIILPIMGTKVVALLHCNADAEEAFEMELKKLVETSLLDEGCIKYELYQYQHETCHYIIIEEWQSEQALAKHREAPHYKHFGRVAPVLLAAQPQIKVLERLV encoded by the coding sequence GTGTTATCAACTACCCTGAAATTCATTCGGGTAACCCCCGAACATTTTAATACACCCGGTGGTTATACAGGTATAATACTGCCAATTATGGGTACCAAAGTTGTTGCCCTTTTGCATTGTAATGCCGATGCAGAAGAGGCGTTTGAAATGGAGCTTAAAAAGCTTGTAGAAACTTCATTGCTTGATGAAGGTTGCATTAAGTACGAATTATATCAATACCAGCACGAAACCTGCCACTATATTATTATTGAAGAATGGCAGAGTGAGCAAGCTTTGGCAAAGCATCGCGAGGCGCCTCATTATAAACATTTTGGACGTGTTGCCCCGGTTTTACTGGCGGCTCAACCGCAAATCAAAGTGCTGGAAAGACTGGTATAA
- a CDS encoding SRPBCC family protein has protein sequence MNAPYVIERVFNAPASKVWYAITNAYEMKKWYFDLPGFTPEVGYTFSFFGGHEDGIQYKHLCRVTCAIENERLSYTWSYEGYPGESEVVFELFAEGKQTRLKLTHIGLDTFDPGNKDFAASNFASGWEYIISTSLDGYLNK, from the coding sequence ATGAATGCACCCTATGTAATTGAGCGGGTTTTTAACGCCCCGGCAAGTAAGGTATGGTATGCCATAACCAATGCCTATGAAATGAAGAAATGGTATTTTGACCTGCCCGGATTTACACCCGAAGTGGGATATACCTTCAGCTTTTTTGGAGGCCACGAAGATGGCATACAATACAAGCACCTGTGCCGAGTAACCTGTGCTATAGAAAATGAGCGGCTGAGTTATACCTGGAGCTATGAGGGGTATCCGGGCGAATCGGAGGTGGTTTTTGAGCTATTTGCCGAAGGGAAGCAAACCCGATTAAAGTTGACCCATATAGGGTTAGATACCTTTGACCCCGGCAATAAAGATTTTGCTGCCAGCAACTTTGCATCCGGATGGGAGTATATTATTAGTACAAGTTTGGACGGGTATTTAAATAAATAA
- a CDS encoding ABC transporter permease: MTTYNNTRATLAITKASLRSIFRSPSAVVFSLLFPLIFIVIFANIGGGAVSVDVGLAKNSDTLNPVYQILKNYKVINLSKKLSQADLDKNLSKGSLDAVINIQKHQGLPAYTIDVTYTAASQEKGNMLRSMLKSLLYQFNTQAMPNNQPKVASMTETTIKGREYKYIDFILPGQLGFSLLNIGVFGTSFVFLSLRQTLVIKRFFATPVKRYSIITGEMLARVSFALLGSIIIISIGHYAFGFTLIHGAVTVLNMLLLSFVGLIIFMGFGFIISGIAKNETSIPPLSNIITLPQFLLSGTFFSTNAFPSWLQPISNALPLTHLNNAMRKVAFEGAGLGDVTHQLLILLVWGIGIYAVAIKTFIWE; encoded by the coding sequence ATGACCACTTACAACAACACCCGCGCAACTCTTGCCATAACTAAAGCCAGTTTACGTTCCATATTCCGCAGCCCGTCGGCTGTGGTGTTCAGCTTGCTGTTTCCGTTAATATTCATCGTTATATTTGCCAATATTGGCGGTGGCGCTGTATCAGTTGATGTGGGTTTGGCTAAAAATTCAGATACACTGAATCCGGTTTACCAGATACTGAAAAACTACAAAGTAATAAACCTGTCAAAAAAGCTGAGTCAGGCCGATTTAGATAAAAACCTGTCGAAAGGTAGCTTAGATGCCGTAATCAACATACAAAAGCACCAGGGCTTACCGGCCTACACCATTGATGTAACGTACACCGCGGCATCGCAGGAAAAAGGCAACATGTTGAGATCTATGCTTAAAAGTCTGTTATACCAGTTTAACACCCAGGCTATGCCCAACAACCAACCCAAAGTTGCCAGCATGACCGAAACCACCATTAAAGGCCGCGAGTATAAGTACATCGACTTTATACTGCCTGGTCAGTTAGGTTTCTCATTGCTCAACATTGGTGTATTTGGCACATCTTTCGTATTCCTGAGCTTGCGCCAAACTTTGGTAATCAAGCGTTTTTTTGCCACACCTGTAAAGCGTTACAGTATCATTACGGGCGAAATGCTGGCCCGGGTAAGCTTTGCCTTGTTAGGCTCCATCATTATTATCAGCATAGGTCATTACGCTTTTGGTTTTACGCTGATACATGGCGCAGTAACGGTTTTAAACATGCTGCTGCTATCATTTGTAGGCTTGATAATTTTCATGGGCTTTGGTTTCATCATATCGGGCATTGCTAAAAACGAAACGAGTATACCGCCGCTATCAAATATTATCACGCTGCCACAGTTCCTGCTTTCGGGTACGTTTTTCTCTACCAATGCTTTTCCGTCGTGGTTGCAACCTATCAGCAATGCATTGCCCCTCACCCACCTTAACAACGCCATGCGTAAGGTTGCTTTTGAAGGAGCCGGTTTGGGAGATGTAACCCATCAATTGTTAATACTTTTAGTTTGGGGCATTGGCATTTATGCAGTAGCCATAAAAACCTTTATATGGGAATAA
- a CDS encoding thymidine kinase, whose product MLFSEDVFRRKNEHGGSVEVVCGSMFSGKTEELIRRLRRAQIARLNVEIFKPNTDTRYAEDEVVSHNQTSIPCSPVESSSAILLLGSNVQVVGIDEAQFFDDELPNVCNALANRGVRVIVAGLDMDYKGKPFGPMPAIMAMAESVTKVHAVCVQCGNPALYSYRLVSSDSRVLLGEKESYEPRCRSCYQLP is encoded by the coding sequence ATGTTGTTTAGCGAAGATGTTTTTAGAAGGAAGAATGAGCATGGCGGTAGTGTTGAAGTGGTATGCGGATCAATGTTTTCGGGTAAAACCGAAGAGCTGATACGCCGTTTACGCCGCGCCCAGATTGCCCGTTTGAACGTGGAAATATTTAAGCCCAACACCGATACCCGTTATGCCGAAGATGAAGTGGTATCGCACAACCAAACCAGTATTCCTTGCTCACCGGTCGAAAGTTCATCGGCCATATTACTGCTGGGCAGCAATGTTCAGGTAGTAGGTATTGATGAGGCCCAGTTTTTTGATGATGAACTACCTAATGTGTGCAATGCGTTAGCCAACAGGGGAGTGCGCGTAATAGTAGCCGGCTTGGATATGGATTACAAAGGCAAACCCTTTGGCCCTATGCCAGCTATTATGGCCATGGCCGAATCGGTTACCAAGGTGCATGCTGTTTGCGTACAATGTGGCAACCCCGCCCTGTACTCGTACCGCCTGGTATCAAGCGATAGCCGTGTATTATTAGGAGAAAAAGAAAGCTACGAACCACGGTGCCGGTCGTGTTATCAACTACCCTGA
- the rpsF gene encoding 30S ribosomal protein S6: MQQYETVIILTPLLSDEAAKEAIAKFSKILTDNGAEIVQEDNWGLRKLAYPIQKKSTGYYHLTEFRAPGELINKLEIEFRRDERVMRFLTIALDKNAVAYNDKKRSGAFNKKPKTEEAAA, translated from the coding sequence ATGCAACAGTACGAAACCGTAATCATTCTAACCCCGTTGTTATCAGACGAGGCTGCTAAAGAGGCAATTGCCAAATTTAGCAAGATCCTTACCGATAACGGAGCCGAAATTGTTCAAGAGGACAATTGGGGTTTGAGAAAATTAGCGTACCCTATTCAGAAAAAATCTACAGGGTACTACCACCTCACCGAATTCCGCGCTCCGGGTGAATTAATCAATAAACTGGAGATCGAATTTAGACGTGATGAGCGTGTTATGCGTTTCCTGACCATTGCTTTAGACAAAAATGCCGTTGCCTACAACGACAAAAAACGTAGCGGTGCTTTTAACAAAAAACCTAAAACAGAGGAGGCAGCAGCTTAA
- a CDS encoding response regulator, with product MAKKVLLIEDDKDIRDTIIYALREHDYEVIASEDAKILKTVTEMKPDLILLDNWLTDWKSDANGQQLSKELKSHPATSHIPVVIVSAVSNIKEVSEAGMADGYLKKPFDLTDLFAIVEKHIA from the coding sequence ATGGCTAAGAAAGTACTGCTTATAGAAGATGATAAAGATATAAGAGACACTATTATATATGCTTTGAGAGAGCATGACTATGAGGTTATTGCCTCAGAAGATGCTAAAATATTAAAGACAGTAACGGAAATGAAGCCCGATTTGATTTTGCTGGACAACTGGCTTACCGATTGGAAAAGTGATGCCAACGGTCAGCAATTAAGCAAAGAGCTGAAAAGCCATCCGGCTACCAGCCATATTCCGGTGGTAATAGTTTCGGCAGTGAGTAATATTAAGGAAGTTAGCGAAGCCGGCATGGCCGATGGTTATTTAAAGAAGCCGTTTGATTTGACAGATTTGTTTGCTATTGTTGAGAAGCACATAGCCTGA
- the rplI gene encoding 50S ribosomal protein L9: MDIILKQDVKNLGEKDDVVKVKAGYGRNFLIPKGFGILATVSARKVLAENLKQAQFKQDKIRKDADQVAARLEGVKLTIGAKAGESGKIFGAVNTIQVADALKNQGFEVDRRRITFNEDPKFVGEYTATLNLHKEVKVQVPFEVVAE, from the coding sequence ATGGACATTATTTTAAAACAAGACGTTAAAAACCTCGGCGAGAAAGACGATGTGGTTAAAGTAAAAGCCGGTTACGGCCGTAACTTTTTAATCCCTAAAGGTTTTGGTATCCTGGCTACCGTATCGGCACGCAAAGTTTTAGCTGAAAACTTGAAACAAGCTCAGTTTAAACAAGACAAGATCCGTAAGGATGCAGATCAGGTTGCTGCCCGTTTAGAAGGTGTTAAATTAACCATCGGTGCTAAAGCTGGCGAAAGCGGCAAAATCTTCGGTGCTGTTAACACTATTCAGGTTGCTGATGCTTTGAAAAACCAAGGATTTGAAGTTGACCGTCGTCGCATCACTTTCAACGAAGACCCTAAATTTGTTGGTGAATACACCGCAACCTTAAACCTTCACAAAGAGGTTAAAGTACAGGTTCCGTTTGAAGTTGTAGCTGAGTAA
- a CDS encoding DUF2490 domain-containing protein, with translation MSRRLLVIVLLITLFKTAHAQYNGLGGWNVLTVNLPGSMEHRWGGYMEAQNRNYGVTNTFYYYEVKGGVSYNLDKNNAALLGIGRYVTYDFEDIDDGPQLEEFRFWQQFTSNQYLGRVRFEHRYRIEQRWFNTGYRNRFRYRFSTITPINKPKVEPGALYGIVYAELFFNNKQPHFERSRFAGLLGYQITKPFGITAGILHQFNSSTSSNRKYYLHLNAIYNIQRKSSK, from the coding sequence ATGTCTCGTAGGTTACTCGTTATAGTTTTACTTATTACTTTATTTAAAACTGCTCATGCACAATACAATGGCTTAGGCGGATGGAATGTACTTACCGTTAATTTGCCCGGCAGCATGGAGCATAGATGGGGCGGATACATGGAAGCTCAAAACCGTAATTACGGCGTTACCAACACCTTTTACTATTATGAAGTTAAAGGCGGTGTAAGCTATAATCTCGATAAAAATAATGCAGCTCTACTGGGCATTGGCCGCTATGTAACTTACGATTTTGAAGATATAGATGATGGCCCGCAATTAGAGGAGTTTAGGTTTTGGCAGCAATTTACTTCAAACCAATATTTAGGCAGGGTACGTTTTGAGCACAGGTACCGTATTGAACAGCGTTGGTTTAATACAGGTTATCGTAACCGTTTCAGGTACCGCTTTAGCACTATCACTCCTATTAATAAACCTAAAGTTGAGCCAGGAGCCTTATACGGTATTGTTTATGCTGAACTCTTTTTCAACAATAAGCAACCCCATTTTGAGCGGAGCCGTTTTGCCGGACTTTTAGGCTACCAGATAACCAAACCCTTTGGCATTACGGCCGGTATTTTGCACCAGTTTAACAGCTCCACCAGTAGCAACCGCAAGTATTACCTTCACCTTAACGCCATTTATAACATCCAGCGTAAATCATCAAAATAA
- the rpsR gene encoding 30S ribosomal protein S18: MANDQIQYVTAPKVDDNRKKYCRFKKNGIKYIDYKDANFLLKFINDQGKVLPRRLTGTSLKFQRKVAQAVKRARHIGLLPYVTDSLK, translated from the coding sequence ATGGCAAACGATCAAATTCAATACGTTACCGCTCCTAAAGTGGACGATAACCGCAAAAAATACTGCCGTTTTAAAAAGAATGGTATTAAGTATATTGATTACAAAGACGCTAACTTTTTATTAAAGTTCATTAACGATCAAGGTAAAGTATTACCGCGTCGTTTAACCGGTACTTCATTAAAATTTCAGCGTAAAGTGGCCCAGGCTGTTAAACGTGCCCGTCACATTGGTTTATTACCTTACGTAACTGACTCGTTAAAATAA
- a CDS encoding SRPBCC family protein — MERDIIISWYYPHPPGLVWQYLTVPELLSQWFMKNDFKAEVGHRFNFINKPMPAVGWDGIVYSEVLEIIPQQKLVFDWKAGPKPGVINMETVLIWTLTPHDEGTLLKLEHRGFKGMKNYLASFMMEKGWQKILGKRFYRLLEGYANEQK, encoded by the coding sequence ATGGAGCGCGACATTATCATCAGTTGGTATTACCCACATCCGCCCGGATTGGTTTGGCAATATCTTACCGTACCCGAATTGCTGAGCCAGTGGTTTATGAAAAACGATTTTAAGGCCGAGGTTGGTCACCGGTTCAACTTTATTAACAAACCCATGCCCGCAGTAGGGTGGGATGGCATTGTATACAGCGAAGTGCTGGAAATAATCCCCCAGCAAAAACTGGTGTTTGACTGGAAAGCCGGGCCTAAGCCGGGCGTTATTAATATGGAAACGGTATTGATATGGACGCTCACACCACATGATGAGGGCACGTTGCTTAAACTCGAACACCGGGGCTTTAAGGGAATGAAAAATTACCTCGCGAGCTTTATGATGGAAAAAGGCTGGCAAAAAATATTGGGCAAAAGGTTTTACCGTTTATTGGAGGGCTACGCAAATGAGCAAAAATAA
- a CDS encoding ArsR/SmtB family transcription factor, with translation MSKNKLDVFQAIADPTRRAILIMLATQALPVNALAGKFEMSRPAVSKHIKVLHESGLVKITDSGRERYCSLNQQGFTEVTNWFAFFDKFWNEKLNNLEILLNQQHKTNNQ, from the coding sequence ATGAGCAAAAATAAATTGGACGTATTTCAGGCCATAGCAGACCCAACACGGCGCGCCATACTCATTATGCTGGCTACGCAGGCTTTGCCGGTAAACGCGCTGGCAGGTAAGTTTGAAATGAGCCGACCAGCCGTATCTAAACATATTAAAGTACTGCACGAATCGGGCCTGGTAAAAATTACCGATTCGGGGCGGGAGCGTTACTGCTCGCTTAACCAACAAGGGTTTACCGAGGTAACCAACTGGTTTGCCTTCTTTGATAAATTCTGGAACGAGAAACTGAACAACCTCGAAATCTTACTAAATCAACAACATAAAACCAATAACCAATGA
- the mtgA gene encoding monofunctional biosynthetic peptidoglycan transglycosylase codes for MVLKGIKKLIWRFVRIFVLAFIGITILWVLFYKFVNPPVTWLMISRGFERKAAGKPWKIDKTWKDFDEISINMKKAALAGEDQAFLEHNGFDFKAIERAIKKNAHSKKVIGGSTISQQTAKNVFLWQGRSWLRKGSEAYFTMLIELFWSKQRIMEVYLNVIEMGDGIYGAEAAAQAYFHKPAANLTRREAAAIASIFPSPLKRSATNPTRFLRHRRYLIMQNMKRLGPLDF; via the coding sequence ATGGTACTCAAAGGCATAAAAAAACTCATTTGGCGTTTTGTACGCATATTCGTACTTGCATTTATAGGCATTACCATACTTTGGGTACTGTTTTACAAGTTTGTGAACCCACCTGTTACCTGGCTCATGATTAGCCGGGGCTTTGAGCGTAAGGCCGCTGGCAAGCCGTGGAAAATTGACAAAACATGGAAAGATTTTGACGAGATTTCCATCAACATGAAAAAGGCTGCCCTTGCCGGCGAAGACCAGGCCTTTTTAGAACATAACGGTTTCGACTTTAAAGCCATTGAGCGCGCCATTAAAAAAAATGCCCATAGCAAAAAGGTAATTGGCGGCAGCACCATATCGCAGCAAACAGCCAAAAACGTTTTCTTGTGGCAAGGCCGCTCGTGGTTGCGTAAGGGGTCTGAGGCTTATTTTACGATGCTTATTGAACTTTTTTGGAGCAAGCAGCGCATTATGGAGGTATATCTCAATGTAATTGAAATGGGCGATGGCATTTACGGTGCCGAAGCAGCCGCACAAGCCTACTTTCATAAACCAGCCGCCAACCTTACCCGTCGCGAAGCTGCCGCTATTGCATCAATTTTCCCCAGCCCGTTAAAGCGTTCAGCCACTAATCCTACCCGGTTTTTAAGGCACAGAAGGTATTTGATTATGCAGAATATGAAAAGGTTGGGGCCTTTGGATTTTTAG